One Corvus moneduloides isolate bCorMon1 chromosome 24, bCorMon1.pri, whole genome shotgun sequence DNA segment encodes these proteins:
- the CD34 gene encoding hematopoietic progenitor cell antigen CD34 isoform X1 translates to MQWRQLLCIAACLVQLAGCTAGSPTDTPAPAATPTPTATGVRARDTSGGTASGATNATTATRDASSAKPTSAPATVGFVATSLTSSGVSGQLSTSPQPNPAPTSPPGTSLEAHGSSGVPTTQSPLTQPRDQAETSGSVAAGTNSAATSEHPPVPAATTALHAARDSPKPPSPAITCHSARDEGDTGAICLQLNQSSTCEHFLERKGSDLWQALCENGTYTVDSSCEIKLIPSSLDRDCLLLILRGEKDPDKLLNMLQKSHWEKFGIESLKKESARGRRDSSQKTLIALVTSGLLLAFLGLAGYFLMRRRSWSPAGERLAEDPYFTENGSQGNTMLMSPSQEPAELQEKPNLPNLNGGTQENGTGQASSKNSHSARQHSPADTEM, encoded by the exons ATGCAGTGGAGGCAGCTCCTGTGCATCGCCGCCTGCCTGGTGCAGCTGGCTG gctgcactgctgggagccCGACAGACACCCCCGCACCGGCAGCCACCCCCACACCGACAGCCACGGGCGTGAGGGCGAGGGACACCAGCGGTGGGACAGCCAGCGGAGCCACCAATGCCACCACAGCCACCAGAGATGCCAGCAGTGCCAAACCTACATCTG CTCCAGCCACAGTCGGGTTCGTGGCCACCAGCCTCACATCATCAGGGGTCAGTGGGCAGCTGAGCACGAGCCCCCAGCCCAACCCAGCCCCCACATCCCCGCCGGGCACCTCCCTGGAGGCACATGGGAGCTCGGGGGTCCCCACAACCCAGAGCCCCCTGACACAGCCCAGGGACCAGGCAGAAACCTCGGGCTCTGTGGCAGCCGGGACGAACTCTGCAGCCACCTCGGAGCATcctcctgtgccagctgccaccacagccctgcacgcagccagggacagccccaaG cctccctcccctgccatcACCTGCCACAGTGCCAGGGACGAGGGTGACACTGGAGCCATCTGCCTGCAGCTCAACCAGTCCAGCACCTGC GAACACTTTTTAGAGAGGAAGGGATCGGATTTATGGCAAGCACTATGTGAAAATGGAACCTACACCGTGGACTCCTCCTGCGAGATCAAACTCATTCCATCCAGCCTGGACAGGGACTGTTTGCTCCTCATCCTCAGAGGAGAGAAAG ATCCTGACAAACTGCTGAACATGCTCCAGAAGTCTCACTGGGAAAAG tttggAATAGAATCCCTTAAAAAGGAGAGCGCGAGGGGCCGCCGGGACTCTTCTCAGAAGACCCTGATTGCCCTGGTCacatctgggctgctgctggcgTTCCTGGGCCTGGCCGGATATTTCCTGATGAGGCGGCGCAGCTGGAGCCCCGCGGGAGAGAGGCTG gctgaAGACCCCTATTTCACGGAGAACGGCAGCCAGGGGAACACGATGCTGATGTCGCCCTcccaggagccagcagagctgcaggagaagccaAACCTCCCAAACCTCAACGGGGGCACCCAGGAGAACGGGACAGGCCAGGCGTCCTCCAAGAACAGCCACTCAGCCCGGCAGCACAGCCCCGCTGACACCGAGATGTGA
- the CD34 gene encoding hematopoietic progenitor cell antigen CD34 isoform X2 translates to MQWRQLLCIAACLVQLAGCTAGSPTDTPAPAATPTPTATGVRARDTSGGTASGATNATTATRDASSAKPTSAPATVGFVATSLTSSGVSGQLSTSPQPNPAPTSPPGTSLEAHGSSGVPTTQSPLTQPRDQAETSGSVAAGTNSAATSEHPPVPAATTALHAARDSPKPPSPAITCHSARDEGDTGAICLQLNQSSTCEHFLERKGSDLWQALCENGTYTVDSSCEIKLIPSSLDRDCLLLILRGEKDPDKLLNMLQKSHWEKFGIESLKKESARGRRDSSQKTLIALVTSGLLLAFLGLAGYFLMRRRSWSPAGERLQQELIQQESPCRATETLRICH, encoded by the exons ATGCAGTGGAGGCAGCTCCTGTGCATCGCCGCCTGCCTGGTGCAGCTGGCTG gctgcactgctgggagccCGACAGACACCCCCGCACCGGCAGCCACCCCCACACCGACAGCCACGGGCGTGAGGGCGAGGGACACCAGCGGTGGGACAGCCAGCGGAGCCACCAATGCCACCACAGCCACCAGAGATGCCAGCAGTGCCAAACCTACATCTG CTCCAGCCACAGTCGGGTTCGTGGCCACCAGCCTCACATCATCAGGGGTCAGTGGGCAGCTGAGCACGAGCCCCCAGCCCAACCCAGCCCCCACATCCCCGCCGGGCACCTCCCTGGAGGCACATGGGAGCTCGGGGGTCCCCACAACCCAGAGCCCCCTGACACAGCCCAGGGACCAGGCAGAAACCTCGGGCTCTGTGGCAGCCGGGACGAACTCTGCAGCCACCTCGGAGCATcctcctgtgccagctgccaccacagccctgcacgcagccagggacagccccaaG cctccctcccctgccatcACCTGCCACAGTGCCAGGGACGAGGGTGACACTGGAGCCATCTGCCTGCAGCTCAACCAGTCCAGCACCTGC GAACACTTTTTAGAGAGGAAGGGATCGGATTTATGGCAAGCACTATGTGAAAATGGAACCTACACCGTGGACTCCTCCTGCGAGATCAAACTCATTCCATCCAGCCTGGACAGGGACTGTTTGCTCCTCATCCTCAGAGGAGAGAAAG ATCCTGACAAACTGCTGAACATGCTCCAGAAGTCTCACTGGGAAAAG tttggAATAGAATCCCTTAAAAAGGAGAGCGCGAGGGGCCGCCGGGACTCTTCTCAGAAGACCCTGATTGCCCTGGTCacatctgggctgctgctggcgTTCCTGGGCCTGGCCGGATATTTCCTGATGAGGCGGCGCAGCTGGAGCCCCGCGGGAGAGAGGCTG CAGCAAGAACTCATCCAGCAAGAGTCACCCTGCAGAGCCACTGAAACCCTAAGAATCTGTCATTAA
- the CD34 gene encoding hematopoietic progenitor cell antigen CD34 isoform X3, with the protein MQWRQLLCIAACLVQLAGCTAGSPTDTPAPAATPTPTATGVRARDTSGGTASGATNATTATRDASSAKPTSAPATVGFVATSLTSSGVSGQLSTSPQPNPAPTSPPGTSLEAHGSSGVPTTQSPLTQPRDQAETSGSVAAGTNSAATSEHPPVPAATTALHAARDSPKPPSPAITCHSARDEGDTGAICLQLNQSSTCEHFLERKGSDLWQALCENGTYTVDSSCEIKLIPSSLDRDCLLLILRGEKDPDKLLNMLQKSHWEKFGIESLKKESARGRRDSSQKTLIALVTSGLLLAFLGLAGYFLMRRRSWSPAGERLQELIQQESPCRATETLRICH; encoded by the exons ATGCAGTGGAGGCAGCTCCTGTGCATCGCCGCCTGCCTGGTGCAGCTGGCTG gctgcactgctgggagccCGACAGACACCCCCGCACCGGCAGCCACCCCCACACCGACAGCCACGGGCGTGAGGGCGAGGGACACCAGCGGTGGGACAGCCAGCGGAGCCACCAATGCCACCACAGCCACCAGAGATGCCAGCAGTGCCAAACCTACATCTG CTCCAGCCACAGTCGGGTTCGTGGCCACCAGCCTCACATCATCAGGGGTCAGTGGGCAGCTGAGCACGAGCCCCCAGCCCAACCCAGCCCCCACATCCCCGCCGGGCACCTCCCTGGAGGCACATGGGAGCTCGGGGGTCCCCACAACCCAGAGCCCCCTGACACAGCCCAGGGACCAGGCAGAAACCTCGGGCTCTGTGGCAGCCGGGACGAACTCTGCAGCCACCTCGGAGCATcctcctgtgccagctgccaccacagccctgcacgcagccagggacagccccaaG cctccctcccctgccatcACCTGCCACAGTGCCAGGGACGAGGGTGACACTGGAGCCATCTGCCTGCAGCTCAACCAGTCCAGCACCTGC GAACACTTTTTAGAGAGGAAGGGATCGGATTTATGGCAAGCACTATGTGAAAATGGAACCTACACCGTGGACTCCTCCTGCGAGATCAAACTCATTCCATCCAGCCTGGACAGGGACTGTTTGCTCCTCATCCTCAGAGGAGAGAAAG ATCCTGACAAACTGCTGAACATGCTCCAGAAGTCTCACTGGGAAAAG tttggAATAGAATCCCTTAAAAAGGAGAGCGCGAGGGGCCGCCGGGACTCTTCTCAGAAGACCCTGATTGCCCTGGTCacatctgggctgctgctggcgTTCCTGGGCCTGGCCGGATATTTCCTGATGAGGCGGCGCAGCTGGAGCCCCGCGGGAGAGAGGCTG CAAGAACTCATCCAGCAAGAGTCACCCTGCAGAGCCACTGAAACCCTAAGAATCTGTCATTAA